The following proteins are co-located in the Siansivirga zeaxanthinifaciens CC-SAMT-1 genome:
- the guaA gene encoding glutamine-hydrolyzing GMP synthase has product MQHDKVLILDFGSQYTQLIARRVRELNIYSEIHPFNKIPTNIDSYKAVILSGSPNSVRGEDALHPDLSAIRGKKPMLAVCYGAQYLAHFSGGNVAPSNTREYGRANLSFIKEDEAFFNKINIGSQVWMSHSDTIKELPTNGVLIASTNDVTNAAYRIEGEDTFAIQFHPEVYHSTDGKQLLENFLVHLSGFKQDWTPDSFIEETVAAIQEKVGNDKVVLGLSGGVDSTVAAVLLNKAIGKNLYCIFVNNGLLRKNEFESVLSQYEGMGLNVKGVDASKRFLDALAGIEDPEKKRKAIGNAFIEVFDDEAHKLTDVKWLAQGTIYPDVIESVSATGGPSATIKSHHNVGGLPDFMKLKIVEPLRAIFKDEVRRVGATLGIDPELLGRHPFPGPGLGIRILGDITAEKVRILQEVDAIFINGLKAWGLYDKVWQAGAMLLPVNSVGVMGDERTYEKCVALRAVESTDGMTADWVNLPYEFLQKTSNDIINKVKGVNRVVYDISSKPPATIEWE; this is encoded by the coding sequence ATGCAACATGATAAGGTACTCATATTAGACTTCGGATCGCAATACACACAACTTATTGCACGTAGAGTTAGAGAACTCAACATTTACTCCGAAATACATCCATTTAACAAAATTCCAACCAACATTGATAGCTATAAAGCTGTTATTTTATCTGGTAGCCCAAACTCTGTGAGAGGCGAAGATGCCTTACATCCAGATTTAAGTGCTATTCGAGGTAAAAAACCAATGTTGGCAGTATGTTACGGTGCTCAATATTTAGCTCATTTTTCTGGAGGTAATGTGGCACCATCCAACACAAGAGAATATGGTCGCGCCAATTTATCTTTTATTAAAGAAGACGAAGCTTTTTTTAATAAAATAAATATTGGAAGCCAGGTATGGATGAGTCACAGCGATACCATCAAGGAATTACCAACAAATGGTGTTTTAATAGCCAGTACAAACGATGTAACTAATGCGGCTTATCGTATTGAAGGCGAGGATACTTTCGCTATTCAGTTTCATCCAGAAGTTTATCATTCAACCGATGGAAAACAACTACTAGAAAACTTTTTAGTTCATTTATCTGGTTTTAAACAAGACTGGACTCCCGACTCTTTTATTGAAGAAACAGTTGCTGCTATTCAGGAAAAAGTGGGTAATGATAAGGTGGTTTTAGGTTTGTCGGGAGGTGTAGATTCTACAGTTGCCGCTGTACTTTTAAACAAGGCCATCGGAAAAAATTTGTATTGTATTTTCGTTAATAACGGATTACTTCGTAAAAATGAGTTTGAAAGCGTATTAAGTCAATACGAAGGTATGGGATTAAATGTTAAAGGTGTCGATGCCTCAAAACGTTTCCTAGATGCTTTGGCAGGAATTGAAGATCCAGAAAAGAAAAGAAAAGCCATTGGTAATGCTTTTATTGAAGTTTTTGATGACGAAGCTCACAAATTGACCGATGTGAAATGGTTGGCTCAAGGTACCATTTACCCTGATGTTATTGAAAGTGTTTCTGCAACCGGAGGCCCATCAGCAACTATAAAAAGTCATCATAATGTTGGTGGTTTACCAGACTTTATGAAACTTAAAATTGTAGAGCCTTTAAGAGCGATTTTTAAAGATGAAGTAAGACGTGTAGGCGCAACTTTAGGTATTGATCCAGAATTATTAGGGCGCCACCCATTTCCTGGACCTGGATTAGGTATTCGTATTTTAGGTGATATTACCGCAGAAAAAGTACGTATTTTACAAGAAGTTGATGCCATTTTTATTAACGGTTTAAAAGCTTGGGGTCTGTATGATAAAGTATGGCAGGCTGGAGCTATGTTATTACCTGTTAATAGTGTAGGTGTGATGGGAGATGAGCGTACTTACGAAAAATGTGTTGCTTTAAGAGCTGTAGAAAGTACCGATGGTATGACTGCCGATTGGGTAAATTTACCTTACGAATTTTTACAAAAAACATCAAACGACATAATAAATAAAGTAAAAGGTGTTAATAGAGTTGTTTACGATATCAGTTCTAAACCACCTGCAACCATCGAGTGGGAATAA